A single genomic interval of Alligator mississippiensis isolate rAllMis1 chromosome 15, rAllMis1, whole genome shotgun sequence harbors:
- the LOC132243173 gene encoding neurotrophin receptor-interacting factor homolog isoform X1 produces the protein MTAELEPAPSLVLPFPALVHPLATMEEQEPAGPEPRAGPEGGGKVPRVVQAGTGRVSPRWLTPQQIKQEPLEEPVQRWQVTVHRQLEDVALDMEGPGALREPLCSWLEWAQTHPGHVPLEEAGWRETPGPQEELPCVPKEEPPFYQEPDSPDTEETWDSSADESPLGCFPRRGCLLGAAGSGTLSTAEERPLEEGPVTLELLGPSPGRSGERRLPTTVPGQVHQKQGRHPQQRENVAVSKLPEAFEDVAVYFTRKEWELLEAEDKGLYRDQMLRNYQALVSLGYRGPTPDLICRIQRGEMELWVSDDEEAGESSLSEDLSPESAARCRGKSPGGWENGASGTPAASAAVLHVHQLRQCQNQDPTVVFERLVTISEEHLEETRTWHRHWLHEFREMWQGMEQSDCEDREAWRAESEVYHAVLQKLVEAQEKQRDMVRRAVAAAKDNQCVRH, from the exons ATGACTGCTGAGCTGGAGCCGGCTCCAAGCTTAGTgctccccttcccagcactggtgCATCCTCTGGCGACGATGgaggagcaggagccagctggccctgagcccagggcaggaccggagggaggagggaaagtcCCTCGTGTTGTCCAGGCTGGGACAGGTAGAGTATCCCCAAGGTGGTTGACACCACAACAGATCAAGCAGGAGCCGCTGGAGGAGCCTGTCCAGCGCTGGCAG GTCACAGTGCACAGGCAGCTTGAAGATGTGGCCTTGGACATGGAGGGACCTGGGGCACTGAGGGAAcctctctgctcctggctggagtgggcgCAGACCCATCCTGGGCATGTGCCGCTGGAGGAGGCAGGATGGCGTGAAACCCCAGGgccccaggaggagctgccttGTGTCCCCAAAGAGGAGCCCCCATTCTACCAGGAGCCAG ATTCCCCCGACACAGAGGAGACTTGGGACTCATCAGCAGATGAAAGCCCCTTGGGCTGCTTCCCCAGACGAGGCTGTTTGCTAGGAGCAG caggttCAGGGACCCTGAGCACAGCTGAGGAACGACCTCTTGAGGAAGGGCCTGTCAccctggagctgctggggccATCCCCAGGAAGATCAGGGGAGAGGAGACTCCCGACAACTGTGCCAGGCCAAGTGCATCAGAAGCAGGGCAGGCACCCACAGCAGAGAGAGAACGTGGCCGTGAGCAAG CTCCCGGAGGCCTTTGAGGACGTGGCCGTGTATTTCAcgcggaaggagtgggagctgctggaagctgaagacaaggggctttaccgggaccagatgctgaggaattaccaagccctcgtttccctgg GGTATCGAGGTCCTACACCAGATTtaatctgccgcatccagcgaggAGAGATGGAGCTATGGGTCAGTGATGATGAGGAAGCCGGAGAAAGCTCGTTGTCTGAGGACTTGTCTCCAG AATCCGCTGCTAGATGCAGGGGCAAATCACCTGGTGGTTGGGAAAATGGGGCCTCAGGAACACCTGCAGCTTCAGCAGCTGTGCTCCACGTGCACCAGCTCCGTCAGTGCCAAAACCAGGATCCGACGGTTGTCTTCGAGCGGCTGGTCACTATCTCCGAGGAGCACCTTGAGGAAACTCGGACCTGGCACCGCCACTGGCTCCACGAGTTCCGCGAGATGTGGCAGGGCATGGAGCAGTCAGACTGCGAGGATCGTGAGGCATGGCGAGCAGAAAGTGAGGTGTACCACGCTgtcctgcagaagctggtggaggcccaggagaagcagcGTGATATGGTGCGACGGGCGGTGGCTGCTGCCAAGGACAACCAGTGCGTGCGTCACTGa
- the LOC132243173 gene encoding zinc finger protein 311-like isoform X2 yields the protein MWRPAPRRWPWLRGFGWGWQTLQVTVHRQLEDVALDMEGPGALREPLCSWLEWAQTHPGHVPLEEAGWRETPGPQEELPCVPKEEPPFYQEPDSPDTEETWDSSADESPLGCFPRRGCLLGAAGSGTLSTAEERPLEEGPVTLELLGPSPGRSGERRLPTTVPGQVHQKQGRHPQQRENVAVSKLPEAFEDVAVYFTRKEWELLEAEDKGLYRDQMLRNYQALVSLGYRGPTPDLICRIQRGEMELWVSDDEEAGESSLSEDLSPESAARCRGKSPGGWENGASGTPAASAAVLHVHQLRQCQNQDPTVVFERLVTISEEHLEETRTWHRHWLHEFREMWQGMEQSDCEDREAWRAESEVYHAVLQKLVEAQEKQRDMVRRAVAAAKDNQCVRH from the exons ATGTGGAGACCTGCACCGAGGCGCTGGCCCTGGCTGAGGGGttttggctggggctggcagacgcTCCAG GTCACAGTGCACAGGCAGCTTGAAGATGTGGCCTTGGACATGGAGGGACCTGGGGCACTGAGGGAAcctctctgctcctggctggagtgggcgCAGACCCATCCTGGGCATGTGCCGCTGGAGGAGGCAGGATGGCGTGAAACCCCAGGgccccaggaggagctgccttGTGTCCCCAAAGAGGAGCCCCCATTCTACCAGGAGCCAG ATTCCCCCGACACAGAGGAGACTTGGGACTCATCAGCAGATGAAAGCCCCTTGGGCTGCTTCCCCAGACGAGGCTGTTTGCTAGGAGCAG caggttCAGGGACCCTGAGCACAGCTGAGGAACGACCTCTTGAGGAAGGGCCTGTCAccctggagctgctggggccATCCCCAGGAAGATCAGGGGAGAGGAGACTCCCGACAACTGTGCCAGGCCAAGTGCATCAGAAGCAGGGCAGGCACCCACAGCAGAGAGAGAACGTGGCCGTGAGCAAG CTCCCGGAGGCCTTTGAGGACGTGGCCGTGTATTTCAcgcggaaggagtgggagctgctggaagctgaagacaaggggctttaccgggaccagatgctgaggaattaccaagccctcgtttccctgg GGTATCGAGGTCCTACACCAGATTtaatctgccgcatccagcgaggAGAGATGGAGCTATGGGTCAGTGATGATGAGGAAGCCGGAGAAAGCTCGTTGTCTGAGGACTTGTCTCCAG AATCCGCTGCTAGATGCAGGGGCAAATCACCTGGTGGTTGGGAAAATGGGGCCTCAGGAACACCTGCAGCTTCAGCAGCTGTGCTCCACGTGCACCAGCTCCGTCAGTGCCAAAACCAGGATCCGACGGTTGTCTTCGAGCGGCTGGTCACTATCTCCGAGGAGCACCTTGAGGAAACTCGGACCTGGCACCGCCACTGGCTCCACGAGTTCCGCGAGATGTGGCAGGGCATGGAGCAGTCAGACTGCGAGGATCGTGAGGCATGGCGAGCAGAAAGTGAGGTGTACCACGCTgtcctgcagaagctggtggaggcccaggagaagcagcGTGATATGGTGCGACGGGCGGTGGCTGCTGCCAAGGACAACCAGTGCGTGCGTCACTGa